A window of the Thermogemmatispora onikobensis genome harbors these coding sequences:
- a CDS encoding peptidase MA family metallohydrolase — MLVLYARLPLLVRVLSSLAVAWLLITGGLAPPALAERAADPISVMAQSQNVHFPDYIDFQMSASDSLAPIVSAYIHVSIPLLDVDNTNRVAVNAAKTITLHWRMNTSGDNYVMPGATITYYWELSDSLGNVHSNKYTSFIVTDTRFSWKSATQGYMHLHWYSETPGFGQALLTRATTDEQHLVEVTGLNYHQTFDLWVYSSENAFRSALPPDTLEWVGGEAFPPLNEAFFMVSSLTDETLARDMPHEMTHLLLHQTVSAHTDVPLWFDEGLAVYCQLYHEPEMTDRLNEALRSHSLLPLSRLMERFPSDSDSAYLAYAESWNLVDYMYRTFGKPTLQHLFQLLGSGKQTFDESLQAAIGEDQAHLENQWHLALHQPPTLSPAEMQTPVAQPVTTARSQLPVPATSDNRDIALAGLGALLMLTALLGTALLLVSVRNQRLQALAAVEAAEQILAVSRRDWQGPPPFGVPPSPGPQGGWPGPSAPGTASGFSYFDRDRPFGLPGKEEGPLSPPSQEPESEGQGPWSPGSEH, encoded by the coding sequence ATGCTTGTGCTCTATGCTCGCTTGCCGTTGCTTGTCAGAGTTCTTTCTTCTCTTGCTGTTGCCTGGCTGCTTATCACAGGGGGACTGGCCCCCCCAGCCCTGGCCGAGCGAGCCGCCGACCCAATCTCGGTCATGGCCCAATCCCAAAACGTCCATTTTCCTGATTATATCGATTTCCAGATGAGCGCCTCCGATAGCCTGGCTCCTATCGTCTCCGCCTATATCCATGTCTCCATCCCTCTGCTCGACGTCGATAATACTAATCGGGTCGCTGTGAACGCGGCAAAAACGATCACCCTTCACTGGCGCATGAATACCAGCGGCGACAATTATGTAATGCCAGGAGCAACAATCACCTACTATTGGGAACTTAGCGATTCTTTGGGAAACGTCCATTCAAATAAATATACCAGTTTTATTGTAACTGATACTCGTTTCTCTTGGAAAAGCGCCACTCAGGGATATATGCATCTTCACTGGTATAGCGAGACTCCAGGGTTCGGCCAGGCTTTGCTCACACGCGCTACGACCGATGAGCAGCACCTGGTAGAGGTGACCGGCCTGAATTATCACCAGACCTTTGACCTCTGGGTCTACAGCAGCGAGAACGCTTTCCGCAGTGCCCTCCCTCCCGATACGCTCGAATGGGTAGGCGGCGAGGCTTTCCCTCCCCTCAACGAGGCTTTCTTTATGGTGAGTAGCCTCACAGATGAGACACTGGCTCGCGATATGCCTCACGAGATGACCCATCTGCTGCTGCATCAGACGGTCTCTGCTCATACAGATGTCCCTCTCTGGTTCGATGAGGGCCTGGCCGTCTATTGCCAGCTCTATCACGAGCCAGAAATGACCGATCGCCTCAATGAGGCCTTGCGCAGCCATTCGCTGCTCCCGTTGTCCCGGCTCATGGAGCGCTTCCCAAGCGACAGCGATTCCGCCTATCTGGCTTACGCAGAGAGCTGGAATCTGGTCGATTATATGTATCGTACCTTTGGCAAGCCGACACTGCAGCATCTCTTTCAGCTGCTCGGCAGCGGCAAGCAGACCTTCGATGAGTCGCTCCAGGCAGCAATCGGCGAGGACCAGGCGCATCTGGAGAATCAATGGCATTTGGCTCTCCATCAGCCTCCAACGCTCTCCCCTGCAGAGATGCAGACACCGGTCGCGCAGCCCGTCACCACGGCCCGCTCTCAATTGCCGGTGCCTGCCACAAGTGATAATCGTGACATAGCCCTGGCGGGGTTGGGAGCTTTGCTGATGCTAACCGCTCTGCTAGGGACAGCGCTGCTTCTGGTGTCGGTCCGCAATCAGCGTCTTCAGGCGCTGGCAGCGGTAGAGGCGGCAGAGCAGATTCTGGCGGTCAGTCGCAGAGATTGGCAGGGTCCCCCTCCCTTTGGGGTTCCTCCCTCGCCTGGACCCCAGGGCGGTTGGCCTGGACCATCAGCGCCCGGGACTGCCAGCGGGTTTTCGTACTTCGATCGTGATCGGCCCTTCGGCCTGCCAGGCAAGGAGGAAGGGCCGCTGTCTCCACCATCCCAGGAACCTGAATCAGAGGGCCAGGGACCGTGGTCCCCCGGTTCGGAACACTGA
- a CDS encoding transglycosylase domain-containing protein: MSNSQWKQPFKHPEGSSYNGHQQERASGSLLRRYGEQPAGGASALPSQPAGPGLNAAPGQQAGYPTVPQGTGRAPTPLPLQAGPSNQEGQPRRTGLLSGRYNNWVSNVSHVVRRWSGKVVAVAGNMGLGSPSQAARPLTSSQVLRSPALPTGPGTGLGERPAASSSQPGVSQKGQPWRRSRTLRISMLRRRRRQRLKSQQFGPRRVVTVMASVLAVLVLIFLSTGGASAYAYYQEQYPRVQQLASQHVSQTSRIYDRNMNLLYQAYDTESQYAGRRTPVAYKDIPMVMQQAMVAAEDPTFWQNAGFDPQGILRAFVEHNGGGSGLTQQLIKNLTHDDQYSYSRKITEAALAIALTQQYPKWKILEMYFNVAPFGAQELGIEAAVEDYFDLKPHCDVHFNCIPGIRYLDVDLKTGKHDPLLGLARASFLAGLPQNPDYYDPSLEHVIPGNIERALNRQKYVLNQMIKLGMVVDGVGQVTPEVAAKVEAISAQFKFHPYVNTIRAPHFVFWVITQIEDALGHGDMQAGKVAFLTGGFNIRTTVDVNLETFVEKAIDRHLNQPECRYFASYTGCGPLSTINNVNDAAVVVMDAKTGEILAMDGSSNWNSNKPQIKGQVNAALSPRQPGSSFKPIVYATAFQMGWYPGIVLPDIKTYFPYTLNNDLLDLLKNTYQPTDYGNTYHNWNSTIREALQNSLNVPAVKAIEFTGIQNVITMAERMGITAIRDYDLPACRQSKNNPKLTYQDCFFPSLALGTAEVPLLQMTGAYQVFADGGMRVPPQGVLDIWDNYGHHLYHYDTSHPPATRVLSPQVAYLMTSVLSDEASRSKEFGGDHTLSMWDWRLPNGQVPDVAAKTGTTDNFKDNWTIGYTPDVVVGVWAGNANNEPFRGNVIGITGAAPIWHSVIERTMGACNADGADIPCGSYKSPYHDYFFTAPSGVKKVCVNSVNGLQGSGYCDVMLEGEEPQQTGLLATNSNSSSTGTGDTNGMNQGNGGDTAATPTATATTNNGASPTATP; this comes from the coding sequence ATGAGCAACAGTCAGTGGAAGCAGCCGTTCAAGCATCCAGAAGGGTCGAGCTATAACGGTCATCAGCAAGAACGAGCATCGGGGAGCCTCTTACGCCGCTATGGTGAGCAGCCTGCCGGGGGAGCGTCGGCCCTGCCATCGCAGCCGGCAGGGCCGGGGCTGAACGCGGCGCCAGGGCAGCAGGCGGGCTATCCAACCGTACCGCAGGGGACGGGGAGAGCGCCGACGCCCTTGCCGCTGCAGGCGGGTCCGAGCAATCAGGAGGGTCAACCGCGGCGCACCGGCCTGCTTTCGGGGCGTTACAATAATTGGGTCTCCAACGTCTCTCACGTCGTTCGTCGTTGGTCTGGCAAAGTCGTAGCCGTAGCCGGCAACATGGGCCTTGGCTCCCCTTCCCAGGCAGCGCGTCCCTTGACTTCCTCCCAGGTCCTGCGTTCTCCAGCCCTGCCTACAGGCCCCGGTACTGGCCTGGGGGAGAGGCCGGCGGCCTCCTCGTCCCAGCCAGGCGTCTCCCAGAAAGGCCAGCCCTGGCGTCGCTCGCGTACTCTACGCATTTCCATGCTCAGACGGAGGCGCCGTCAGCGTCTCAAGAGCCAGCAGTTTGGCCCGCGGCGAGTAGTGACTGTCATGGCCTCGGTCCTGGCCGTGCTCGTCTTGATCTTTCTCTCAACAGGTGGAGCATCGGCCTATGCTTATTATCAAGAACAGTACCCGCGCGTGCAACAGCTGGCGAGTCAGCATGTCAGCCAGACCTCACGCATCTATGATCGCAACATGAACCTGCTGTATCAGGCCTATGACACGGAGAGCCAGTACGCCGGGCGGCGGACTCCAGTGGCCTATAAGGATATCCCGATGGTCATGCAGCAGGCAATGGTTGCCGCTGAGGACCCAACCTTCTGGCAGAACGCGGGGTTTGACCCCCAGGGTATCCTGCGCGCTTTCGTCGAGCATAACGGTGGTGGCAGTGGCTTGACGCAGCAGCTCATCAAGAACCTGACGCACGATGATCAATATTCCTATTCGCGCAAGATCACTGAGGCGGCTCTCGCTATTGCCCTGACCCAGCAGTATCCCAAGTGGAAAATCCTGGAGATGTACTTTAATGTGGCGCCCTTTGGGGCCCAGGAGCTGGGCATCGAGGCAGCAGTCGAAGACTATTTTGATCTCAAGCCGCATTGCGATGTCCACTTCAACTGTATTCCTGGTATCAGGTATCTCGATGTTGACTTGAAAACGGGCAAACACGATCCGCTTTTGGGTCTGGCGCGCGCCTCCTTCCTGGCGGGCCTCCCCCAGAACCCGGACTACTACGATCCCTCGCTGGAGCACGTCATCCCGGGCAACATTGAGCGCGCTCTCAACCGTCAGAAGTACGTGCTCAACCAGATGATCAAGCTCGGCATGGTCGTGGATGGCGTGGGGCAGGTCACTCCCGAGGTCGCGGCCAAGGTTGAGGCCATCTCGGCCCAGTTCAAGTTCCACCCCTACGTTAACACTATTCGGGCGCCTCACTTTGTTTTCTGGGTCATTACCCAGATTGAGGACGCTCTCGGCCACGGGGATATGCAGGCCGGGAAGGTGGCTTTTCTGACTGGTGGCTTCAATATTCGGACGACAGTCGATGTCAATCTAGAGACCTTTGTCGAGAAGGCGATAGATCGCCACCTGAATCAGCCCGAGTGTCGCTATTTTGCCAGCTATACCGGCTGCGGTCCCTTAAGCACCATTAACAACGTCAACGATGCCGCTGTGGTCGTCATGGATGCCAAAACCGGCGAGATCCTGGCGATGGATGGTAGCTCTAACTGGAATTCCAACAAGCCTCAGATCAAGGGCCAGGTCAACGCAGCCCTCTCGCCGCGCCAGCCAGGTTCATCCTTCAAGCCCATTGTCTACGCGACCGCTTTCCAGATGGGCTGGTATCCAGGCATTGTGCTACCGGATATCAAGACCTACTTCCCCTATACTTTGAATAACGATTTGTTGGATCTACTCAAAAATACCTATCAACCAACCGATTATGGTAATACCTACCATAATTGGAATTCGACCATCCGCGAGGCTCTACAAAACTCCCTTAACGTACCGGCTGTCAAAGCGATAGAGTTCACTGGTATACAGAACGTGATCACGATGGCTGAGCGTATGGGCATTACCGCCATCCGCGATTACGATCTGCCAGCCTGCCGTCAGAGTAAAAATAACCCGAAGCTCACCTACCAGGATTGTTTCTTCCCAAGCCTGGCCCTGGGCACTGCCGAGGTGCCGCTCTTGCAGATGACGGGGGCCTATCAGGTCTTTGCCGATGGGGGCATGCGTGTCCCACCCCAGGGTGTGCTCGACATCTGGGATAACTACGGTCACCATCTGTATCACTATGATACCAGTCATCCCCCGGCCACACGTGTGCTCAGCCCACAGGTCGCTTATCTGATGACCAGCGTCCTTTCAGATGAGGCTTCCCGCTCCAAGGAATTCGGTGGCGACCATACGCTATCGATGTGGGACTGGCGCCTGCCCAATGGTCAGGTGCCCGATGTGGCAGCCAAGACCGGCACGACCGATAATTTCAAAGATAACTGGACCATTGGCTATACGCCCGATGTGGTGGTGGGGGTCTGGGCCGGCAATGCCAATAACGAGCCGTTCCGCGGCAACGTGATCGGTATTACGGGAGCGGCCCCAATCTGGCATAGTGTGATCGAGCGAACGATGGGCGCCTGCAACGCGGATGGCGCTGATATCCCCTGCGGCTCCTATAAGTCGCCCTATCATGACTACTTCTTCACAGCCCCATCGGGTGTGAAAAAGGTGTGCGTCAATTCGGTGAATGGTCTGCAGGGCAGCGGTTACTGCGATGTTATGCTTGAGGGAGAGGAGCCGCAGCAGACTGGTCTACTGGCGACCAATTCCAATTCATCGTCAACGGGAACGGGTGATACCAACGGAATGAATCAGGGCAATGGCGGCGACACTGCTGCCACGCCAACAGCCACGGCAACAACCAATAATGGGGCCTCACCCACAGCCACACCGTGA
- a CDS encoding DUF2690 domain-containing protein: protein MLFLQRRLIIPLSFLLVVLAILFPALLASPAAHAQARTSSNQSVQPHYYPPPCQGAECYGDDPYTTTCGKSSANNSVTLTAVDIWTGGPQGGGTWIGQLYNYYSTLCQANWAVVWLNAPYAISIRISTVGSSERQCYPENCTSYYTGKAFPAWTNMVDGNFLTTACASLAIWGSLSRQVCVNQ from the coding sequence GTGCTATTTCTCCAACGTCGCTTAATCATTCCCCTCTCTTTCCTACTGGTCGTCCTGGCAATCCTTTTCCCCGCACTGCTTGCTTCGCCTGCTGCACACGCTCAGGCTCGTACCAGCAGCAATCAGAGCGTTCAGCCCCACTACTACCCACCACCCTGCCAGGGGGCCGAATGTTACGGAGATGATCCTTACACGACAACCTGTGGCAAAAGCAGCGCCAATAATAGCGTTACGCTCACAGCGGTCGATATCTGGACCGGCGGCCCCCAGGGAGGGGGGACCTGGATCGGCCAGCTCTATAATTACTACTCAACTCTCTGTCAGGCTAACTGGGCTGTCGTCTGGCTCAACGCTCCTTATGCCATCTCGATCCGCATCTCAACAGTCGGCAGCTCTGAACGCCAGTGCTATCCAGAGAACTGCACCAGCTACTATACGGGCAAGGCTTTCCCTGCCTGGACCAACATGGTTGATGGGAACTTCCTGACCACAGCCTGCGCGAGCCTGGCGATCTGGGGTTCTCTCTCGCGCCAGGTCTGCGTCAATCAATAA